From a region of the Vibrio ostreae genome:
- a CDS encoding RelA/SpoT domain-containing protein produces the protein MTKIAVQDTKAIIDHLKEEMYLYEGLHDKIISLITRDPVFKKHVHSYKSRFKDLDHLQQKILRKNSEDAALPEEKRKGPITIDNVKQRITDIAGIRILHLYQGQFSDLHNRIMKLVQEKELALFEDPKAYTWDPEFSRFFEQLKLESHVKESFYTSVHYVFKPRPDSNITCEVQVRTLFEEVWGEIDHTFNYPEPSESIVVQEQLKVLARLVGAGTRLADSVFKLKEH, from the coding sequence ATGACCAAAATAGCAGTTCAAGACACTAAGGCTATCATTGATCATCTAAAAGAGGAGATGTATTTATATGAAGGCCTACATGACAAAATCATATCTTTGATTACTAGGGATCCCGTATTTAAAAAACATGTGCATAGCTACAAGTCTAGATTTAAGGACCTAGATCACTTACAACAAAAAATCTTACGAAAAAATAGTGAAGATGCCGCTCTTCCAGAAGAAAAACGAAAAGGCCCTATAACTATAGATAATGTAAAACAACGAATCACTGATATAGCGGGAATACGTATTTTGCATCTTTATCAAGGTCAATTTTCTGACTTGCACAATCGCATAATGAAATTAGTTCAAGAAAAGGAATTAGCGCTATTTGAAGACCCTAAAGCTTATACATGGGATCCGGAGTTTAGTAGGTTTTTTGAACAACTGAAACTCGAATCTCACGTAAAAGAGAGCTTCTATACTAGTGTTCACTACGTTTTCAAACCTAGACCCGATAGTAACATAACTTGTGAGGTTCAAGTTAGAACACTATTTGAAGAGGTTTGGGGAGAGATAGACCATACTTTTAACTACCCTGAACCTTCCGAAAGCATTGTTGTTCAAGAGCAACTTAAAGTTTTAGCTCGCCTTGTTGGAGCAGGAACTAGACTCGCTGATTCGGTCTTTAAGCTCAAAGAGCACTAG
- a CDS encoding ParA family protein has product MSPDSFNHFHRKNHSIHYILKAVEDGLSDEEHLPSPVEISKNLALIPGRLTLHMFENKISKQWSEAFLGEPQALRTVTAIRKKCEQYADTFGYDIVLIDTSPSLSALNKIIISNADAFMIPCAPDMFSDYGIRNIGNALGAWKREFNTMYSLLTDSKRKYFPDNFVQLLGYTVYNAKRRSDASNELGIALAHYNYATKLPDTIRKYVPNTCFSNLDERLFRSSMGNNAVIYGHGTLPTMAQKYRVPMWSVPDQSDLGDDKSTIKGNQKMYYSTKEMYIELANDVLERLSSM; this is encoded by the coding sequence ATGAGTCCTGACTCATTTAATCATTTCCACCGGAAAAACCATTCTATTCACTACATATTAAAAGCTGTAGAAGATGGTCTTTCAGATGAAGAGCACTTACCAAGTCCTGTGGAAATTTCAAAAAATCTAGCTTTAATACCTGGACGCCTTACGCTCCATATGTTCGAAAACAAAATATCGAAACAATGGAGTGAAGCTTTCTTGGGAGAGCCTCAAGCTCTAAGAACTGTCACTGCTATTCGGAAAAAGTGTGAGCAGTATGCAGATACTTTTGGATATGACATTGTACTTATTGATACATCTCCAAGCCTCAGCGCATTGAACAAAATAATTATATCAAATGCAGATGCGTTTATGATCCCTTGTGCTCCAGATATGTTTTCTGATTATGGCATTCGAAACATAGGTAACGCTTTAGGTGCATGGAAACGAGAATTCAACACCATGTACTCACTGCTGACAGACTCAAAACGAAAGTATTTCCCCGATAATTTCGTCCAACTTCTTGGCTATACTGTGTACAACGCCAAACGAAGGTCTGATGCATCAAATGAACTGGGAATAGCATTAGCCCACTACAACTACGCAACAAAATTGCCTGATACTATACGTAAATATGTGCCTAACACGTGTTTTTCTAACCTTGATGAAAGACTTTTTAGAAGTTCGATGGGGAACAATGCTGTTATTTATGGCCATGGAACATTACCAACAATGGCTCAGAAATATCGAGTACCAATGTGGAGCGTACCGGATCAAAGCGACTTAGGTGATGATAAGTCTACAATCAAAGGCAATCAAAAGATGTATTACTCAACAAAAGAAATGTACATCGAACTTGCCAATGATGTATTGGAAAGACTGAGTTCAATGTAG
- a CDS encoding ParA family protein → MKVVSVFNNKGGVGKSTLTYHMGAALSELGIKTLLVDLDPQSNLTLYGLSEKELEKIWIAEDPFIEDFAAAKKK, encoded by the coding sequence ATGAAAGTCGTATCTGTATTTAACAATAAGGGTGGTGTAGGTAAATCAACCCTCACATATCACATGGGGGCAGCATTATCAGAACTAGGGATAAAAACTCTCCTAGTTGATCTTGATCCTCAATCTAACTTAACATTGTATGGTTTGTCAGAAAAAGAGCTTGAAAAAATCTGGATAGCTGAAGATCCTTTTATTGAAGATTTTGCAGCTGCAAAAAAGAAATGA